Genomic segment of Catharus ustulatus isolate bCatUst1 chromosome 3, bCatUst1.pri.v2, whole genome shotgun sequence:
TCACTCTTGACAGCCTTGGTTCTCTAAGAGCATTTTCTAGGGAATCTTAGCAGAGGCCTTTGTGTAAGAACAGCTGAACAGCTGCATTTTCATACCGTTCTGCCAATCAATGTGGAAACCTTGGTTTTGCAGCCAGAGAAGATCACACAATGGTCATGGCCTTATTCTCTGCATTTTCACCCATCATTGTTTTACCTCATCTGGGTATCACTACTGCCTTTCCCCAAatgcagctgcctgctccagagGAGCTTGCTAGATCTGGGATCTTGATTTATCCTGAGAAAACCCACtgcagtccctccccagctgttTGCATTCATCCTTTTGCTTTCTAGTCTGAGTCACCATTCCCGGCTATTTGTGTGGTACTTTAATAGCATTGAGTGCTCCAGGTTTTCAGTGATGCCTGCTCACTTCCAGCAGACCAGGGGCACCTCCCTGCCAAGCCCAGGGCAGCCTGCTGAAGTGACTGCCTTCCAGGCACTTCCCAAGGGCTGGCAATCCTACTGCTCCCTTGGGCAGCCTTTCCTAAAGGATTCCCATCACTTCcagccacctctgctctgccctgtggcTGTGTTTACAATCTGTGATGCTTTCTCAGAGCTGTTGGAGCTCAGGGCATGGTCCCCAGGTCATGAATGGTCTTTGCCTGTCACAGCTGCCACTTGCAGTTCTGGTTAATGAGGCTGCTcttttttgctgcatttccccTGGAAGGATGTTCAGTGGGATTGAGATgcatttctctgcctttttccttCCAGCCAGTTCCCTTCGAGTATTTCTTGAGGCTCACTCgtggtttttttgccttctggCTTTTTTACAGGTGAATGTATGCATTTGTTCTCAGGCTGTTTCAATGTGCTTTATTTATCTGGGGGCTTGTCTACACAGCccattcttcattttttcctatCTTCATGTTATATTGACTTTGTGCCTACAGTATGGCCTCCCCACAGCTGTGTTCTTCCACACATGGTGGCTTTTTCCATTCTTTAGGGTCaaaattttcctgtgtttttcacTGCAAGTCCCAAAGCCTGGTTATCTTCCTGCCTAAAGAGAGGTAGAGTTGTCATCACAttcagctgctttcccagctcctcttaTGGTGAGACCTTTCTGTGTGCCAGCCACCAGCTAAAGTTTGCTTCACTGTGGATATGATCCTTGAGGACATCAGGGAAAGTATCCAAGTTTTCCATGATGGTCCTTTCATTCTTGCTCTGAGTTGCTTCCAGCAGAAGTAACAACACCCACACTCTGTCCCATCAAGGGGCATGATGCTGCATGTGCCTGTGTTTGAAATTAAGGTTTTTTGATATGACACCATTTTCTTAGAGGCCCTGGTTGCACCCCAAAGGACATTGTCCCCACTGCTTAGCTCTATTCTTTCCATTCTGTATTTTTGACAAATGGTTCCTTGAATTGACTCTTCttcatatatattatattagtTCCTTGTGTTCCTACTTGTCATACCTAATTTCTTGCTTCTCCATTCTGATGTCACCTTCCAACGCCTTGCTCACATTAGGCATTTTCATGATGTTAAAACACCCTTCACTCAGAAACTGTTCCTGCTTTCCTGAGGGATGTCCATTGTTTCCAGCCACCTCTCACACTCTGTGGCCAGGCTGTGGGGATCACGAAGCTCTTTTTGAGCACTTGAAGTTCTCAGCACAGTCCCCAGGCCACTGCCAGCCTTTCTTCATTACAGCCACTGCTTGCTAACCTTGCTGACAAACTTCCTCTGCTTCCCACAGTTTCCCTTCGAGGTTGTTAACATAACTGATGgatttctccatctctctcccAACAGCCTTTGAGTACATTGCTGTCACTGCCTGAAGGGACTTTTCAGTGCCAGTGATGGGCTGCACGTTTCATGGGCAGAACAGGGCTAAGCTGAAGATGCTTTTCCACCCAGGtctggagccagcagcagccagagagcAGCCATGTGCCTGGGAACCCTGGTGTACCCTCTCTGGTTCCCTCCCATTTTATCCATGGCTCAGAGGCATCCATATACCAGCTCTGGCACCCTGGTTCCAGTCTCGTTTTAGAGAAGCACAGAAGTATCTGCTCTTGCTCTGGCTCCTTATTTTTATGTGCCTTGTTAAAGCAGCTCTTTACTGCTTCCCACGCGAATGTTGTCACCTCCCGTCCTAGTCTCTAGCGGAGATTCAGGGTTTTATGATTCCAGCTCACAGATGAATCATCTTGTCTTTAGCCTCATTGCTTGGCAGTTCCCTCCAGCACCCCTTTCCCACCTTTGTCGTGTGGATAGATCtgtggtgtcccctccctgggtGCCTCCACGGACAGAGGCCCTTTGCTCCTCCTTGCATCCTGCAATAGATTGCTCGGATAGCAAGAGCCAGTGCTTCTGTGGTCTGGAGGAAAGAAGTAGATTTTTGCAGTGTTGGCTTGCCCTCTTGTGCCTCACACTGCTCTCCACTCGAGTTGCAAGAAGCCCTTTCATTTTTGGGGGCAGGTTGCTTTGGCTGCTTTGTTTGCCTGCTCTTTCAGCCTTTCTGGGAAATGCTGTTTATTCCTGGGTTAGGAGAATGCTCCCACAGCCAAACTCCTTACCTTGAAGCACCTGTCTaacccagagctctgctcccttctcaCAGCACCTCCTGCATCAACTAGTCCACACCCACTGTGGGATTGGTGAGCTAAGCCTGGATGCTGCTCCAGTGTCTCCATTTGCCAAGGACACCACAGGTTAGATTTATGTGTTCCTGGTGCCAGCTGAGATGCCCCAGGGCATTAGATCCAACAGGGACCTACAGCCattctggcagcagctggatgcAAGCAGGGCTGCACTTCCCCTGGCACTGTGTCACTTGCACTTGTCCTTGCTCTCAGGTCTATGCCTGGTTTTGCTCATAGCCCATCTCCAGAGATCATAGAGCTTCCCCGTCTTCCAAAATACGTATATCTACACCGAGCACTTGAGAGaggaaataaactgaaaaaccTTCCCTGTGTAGCTAAGACCTAAATCACTTGGAAGAAAGTGTGAAGCCCTGGAGGTGCCAAGCCCATCTGTACCAGAGCCCGGCGAGGCTGAGGCTCTCCATGACCCCGCAGCCCGGCACAGCGCTCAGCTCAGGGGTTCTCCAGCCAGCGAGGCGAGGTGgcggccccagcccctcctggggggCAGCCAGCCTTGCCAGCCCCGGCTTCCCCGGTTCGCTAGGGCCTCTGCTGGGCTGCGGCCTGCGGGCTCCGGCTCTGCCCGGGGCAGGAGGCGGACGGGCACAGCCGGACCGGGGCAGCGGGCCCCGAGGAGCGgcgggcggcgccgggcccgCGGGTGAGGCGGGGGCCGCCGCagtccccgcccgccgccggccgGGAGGGGccgagcgccgccgccgccgcagaGCCGCCGCCGGGCCGAGACGGGCGATGCCGcgccgggcccggggccgccgccgccgccgccctgcGCCCCGGGGAGCCGCCCGAGGTAAGCGGGACCCGGGGGGGGCGGCAGGGCGGGCGCCCGGCAGGTCcggctgctgtgggctgggggctcggacaggcggggccggggggagACGAagcccggcggggcggccccgctcGGGCCCCGGGGCGGAGCCGTGCTGAGCCGGGGCCTGGGGTACCCGCAGCCCCCGCGGAGGCTCGGCCAGGCCGTGGGGTGCCGGCCGTGCGAGCCCCCGGCCGTGCGAGCCCCCGGCCGTGTGAGCCCCCGGCCGTGCGGCTCGCTCCAGATGTGCCACATCCACGGGCTGCCCGGGCCCGCCGGCCTCTGGTCCCTCCCGCTGAGAGGCACCTGTGTCTGACAGGTTCAGGCTTCGCTGCCTCCCACAACGTGCCGGGATGCTGCTGGGCCCAGGGATGCACGACTGCGCAGGACGCCTGCTCCCTCAGCCAAAAAGCAGGAGTTCAGGTAGCTTGTGCCCAGGGCCCTGTGCCATCGATTTCAGCACCAGGAGCCTCCATGTGCAGGCGTGACCATTAACTGTGCAGcctccatcctgctcccaggCATTTGCTCCATGGTGAAGTGCCACCTGCACGCTGTCCCCCGGATGAGCAGGATGGTGTCCCAGggcccctgcacagcccaggcgTGGCAGAGGCGAGCTCTGCGTGGGCAGCCCTcgtgcagctctgtgccacacagtcatcagcccagctccatcctccatTTCATCCGGGGGGCTGGCTCccctccagagcagctgccaagTTCTGCCTGCTGaggccctggctctgtcctccCTCCTTGCCTCTGaaggcagctgcctgcagctgtgcttgGTCAGGGGGAGGGAGTctgacagccctgtgctgtACAAGGCAGGCAGGGTGCTTTTGGGGACAGTGCTTTGCTCTGCCCTAGCCCAGGAAAGCTGAGCATCCCAGACAAATTAGGGCCTGTTCCTTGTGTTCTGGAGGTGTGGGCTTGTGCtactttttcttgctttcagttTATGGTGTTGGGGCAGGGTAGGCATTGGCAAATAGCTCCAGACATAGCTCTCAGGGGGTGTGAACCTGAAGGAAACTGAATATTGGGccaattttttccctcccagcccacaaGACAGCCAGGCTTCATCTTGTGCTGTGCATAAAAATAAAGGGACTAAAAAGAGTGGTCCTGGACTATAGCATTTAAGGGCCTGCTTGGGTTAAACACATAAGCCCAGTCTTAATGTGCCTTGTGGGGGGAAGATAAGCAGTACCACTGTCTGGGAAATCCCATGGAAAATAAAGCATGTACCCTTCGTGGTGGCAGAGGCTAGTCAGTGTGATGAGCTACCAGAAGAGGCAGTGGGATCCCAAGTGCTTGAAGTGTCCCAAATATCCAGCTTGCCCCAACATGTGCTTCTTAGGAGCTGGGTATCAGCCAACACATGCCACCAGGATGGCCTGGTTGGTCTCAGGAACTCTTTGTCTAGAAATGTGCAGGTTTGGAACAAGTCAGGCACATAGGATGGGAGGAATCTATGAATGGCTCCCTCCCTTCTTTCAGCCATCCAGAGCTGTTGAGGAGAGGGTGGCAGAAGGGGGCCTGAGGGTGGGGTTAGGAAATCTCAGCAACTCCCTGATGACCCTGCCTGTTCCTCTGTGCAGGATGGTTCCCTCACCACCTGTCAGCAAGCCCCATGTGTGCCTCTCCACTGTGCTCATCATGACCAGCCTCGTCCTCATGGATGCCTACCTggtggagcagagccagggctccAGGAAGCTGGGCATCTGTGTCATGGTGGCAGTGGGTGACATATGCTTCCTGCTGGTCCTCCGCTATGTGGCTATCTGGGTTGGGGCAGAGGTAAAGACAGCTAAGCGAGGATATGCCATGATCCTCTGGTTCCTGTATGTCTTCGTTCTGGAGATCAAAGTCTACTTTGTATACCAGAATTATAAAGCTGACCGGAAAAGCTTGGATCTCATAGCCCGCAAAGCATTGACCTTGCTGCTCTCCATCTGCATCCCAGCTCTCTACGTGTTGTTGGTGGCCACAGAGCACATGGAGTATGTCAGAACATTCAAGAAGAAGGAAGATCTCCGCAACCGCCTGTTCTGGGTCATTGTGGACATGCTGGATGTGCTGGACATCCAGGCCAACCTGTGGGAGCCTCAGAAGAAAGGGCTGCCACTCTGGGCCGAGGGCATCATGTTTTTCTACTGCTACATCTTGCTCCTGGTCCTGCCGTGCGTGTCCCTGTGCGAGATCAGCATGCAGGGGATCGGGATCGTGCCGCACCGGATGATGCTGTACCCCATGCTGAGCATGCTCACCATCAACATCACCACCATCTTCATCCGAGGCAGCAACATGGTCTTCTTCAGGGATGCCCGGGTCTCCAGCATCTTCATGGGCAAGAACATGCTGGCCATCGGGATGAAGGTCTGTATGTTTGTGCAGTACCAGCGGCACCGGCACCACACGCCCCCGGGGCCGGACCCGCAGCACAGCACGCCGGCCCAGCTGCCCACGGGGCTGCGCAAGGCCCGGGACCAGCCCGCCTGCCCCGAGGAGCTGGCCCAGGACAACACGTGACGAGGCAGCAGGAACCACAGCCTGGACACGCCCGTGCCTGGCCGTACCTACAAACCCGGGGTAGGCTGCGGAGCTCCCCGCCTGGACAGAGGGCAATGaccctgctccctccttccctgggtgAATGCGCTCAGGGCCCCGAGGGGCGCATGGCGAGGGCCTCACAGCAGCCTCTCTAAGGCTGCAGAACAGTTTGGAACCTCAGCACCCCAACCTGGTAAAACAGCGGAGCAGGGGAGGAGGCCAGGGCCGCCTGTTGCTGTGTCTGGGTGAGGCCAGGCAGCCCTACCCTGGGCCAGGCTCCCCATGCAGCACTGCTCTCtggccagccagggtgccacacagggacacagcggGTCACCTGCTGTTCTGTTGTGGCTGGCCCTGCCTCCAGTGTGGTCCTTGGCAGCAGCCTGCTCCCCACTGTGTGAGTCGAGGTCCCCATGCAGCGGGAGCAAGGCCTGGGCCTCCCCCTGCTGTCACCCCTCTCAGCCAGCTGCAGGCCTGGGGGGACCCAAAAAGGGGTGACTGTCCTTTTTTTGTATCTCCCTGTTTGCAATAAAAGacctgagccctgcagccttTTCATGTCTGTGTTCCTGCCAGCAGGCAGAACCCCCCCACTCCTGTGGGAGCCTTGTGTGACTAGGTGTCTGTTCAGCTGCAGAGTGCATGGAGAGGCTCACTCAGTGACCACCTAGGGCTGGGGAACGCATCCCAGGCCACTGGGTCTGGAGCCATTCCTCCTGGCCCACAGGTCCTGTGAGCATCTGGTGGGCTCTGAGTGCGTCACTGACAGGGTGACGTGTGGCAGTGCTGTCAGCCACTGCCTGTGCCATCAATGCAGTGACATCAGCTGGGACCAGTCATGCCCAGGGACACCCACAGCAAATCCCCACACTccacctgcagggacaccagTGCAGGTCTGCCCAAGTCGCCTTAGAAACAAGGAAAATCACCCACATGCTTGAGCCTGGGAGGCTACTGGAAAGAGCAGCTTCCCAGCAGTAGGAAGCTCCTGGAGGTGTTGGAAGCATCTGCTTTCCttggagctggtgctgccatgctggctcctgcacagcacccagTGGCACCTCAGCCCTGtctgagctgggcagtgccccAGGGCCTCCcctgctgagggtgctgggCCCAGGAACTGGCAGGCACACGGGCCACAGGCTCACGGGCCATAGGCTCACTGCTCACCACCACGGTGCTGAGCAGAAGCAGGTGACATCCCAGAAAGGATGTCCTCCTTGCAGACAGGAAGAGGAAGACCTTTAGCtccagaggggcaggagaggaaagcagGACCACTTTTGGGATGCACCAGCTTTGCAGCTGCTACACCAGACCTACA
This window contains:
- the LOC116993959 gene encoding transmembrane protein 121-like, encoding MVPSPPVSKPHVCLSTVLIMTSLVLMDAYLVEQSQGSRKLGICVMVAVGDICFLLVLRYVAIWVGAEVKTAKRGYAMILWFLYVFVLEIKVYFVYQNYKADRKSLDLIARKALTLLLSICIPALYVLLVATEHMEYVRTFKKKEDLRNRLFWVIVDMLDVLDIQANLWEPQKKGLPLWAEGIMFFYCYILLLVLPCVSLCEISMQGIGIVPHRMMLYPMLSMLTINITTIFIRGSNMVFFRDARVSSIFMGKNMLAIGMKVCMFVQYQRHRHHTPPGPDPQHSTPAQLPTGLRKARDQPACPEELAQDNT